The following coding sequences lie in one Pseudomonas syringae CC1557 genomic window:
- the sohB gene encoding protease SohB, with amino-acid sequence MDFVVDYASFLARTVTLVIAIVVVLVAIASMRGKGRRKSAGQLQVTRLNDFYKGLRDRLEQSLLDKDRLKALRKEQGKALKKEKKLAEPKSRVYVLDFDGDIKASATESMRHEITALLTLATDRDEVVLRLESGGGMVHSYGLASSQLARIRQAGIPLTVCIDKVAASGGYMMACIGTKIISAPFAILGSIGVVAQLPNVNRLLKKHDIDFEVLTAGEYKRTLTVFGENTEKGREKFQQDLDITHDLFKNFVASYRPQLSIDEVATGEVWLGMAAIDKLLVDELKTSDEYLAERAKEADVFHLHYVQRKSLQERMGMAAATSVDQMADKWWGRLTQQRFW; translated from the coding sequence GTGGATTTTGTTGTCGATTACGCAAGTTTTCTGGCCAGGACCGTGACGCTGGTGATCGCCATCGTTGTGGTGCTGGTTGCCATTGCGTCCATGCGTGGCAAGGGCCGTCGCAAATCAGCCGGCCAATTGCAGGTCACGCGCCTCAATGACTTCTACAAAGGCCTGCGTGACCGCCTTGAGCAATCGCTGCTGGATAAAGACCGCCTCAAGGCACTGCGCAAGGAGCAGGGCAAGGCGCTAAAGAAAGAGAAAAAGCTGGCCGAGCCCAAGTCTCGTGTCTACGTTCTGGATTTCGACGGTGACATCAAGGCGTCTGCCACTGAAAGCATGCGCCACGAGATCACCGCGCTGCTGACGCTCGCCACTGACAGGGACGAGGTGGTTCTGCGTCTGGAAAGCGGCGGTGGCATGGTTCACAGCTACGGTCTGGCTTCTTCACAGCTGGCGCGTATTCGTCAGGCGGGCATTCCGCTGACCGTGTGCATCGACAAGGTGGCTGCTAGCGGCGGCTACATGATGGCCTGCATCGGCACCAAGATCATCAGCGCACCCTTCGCGATTCTGGGCTCGATCGGTGTCGTGGCGCAGTTGCCGAACGTGAATCGCCTGTTGAAAAAACACGATATCGATTTCGAAGTCCTTACGGCGGGTGAGTACAAGCGCACGCTGACCGTGTTTGGCGAAAACACCGAAAAGGGTCGTGAGAAATTTCAGCAGGATCTGGACATCACCCACGACCTGTTCAAGAACTTCGTTGCCAGCTATCGCCCGCAACTGTCCATCGATGAAGTGGCGACTGGCGAAGTGTGGCTGGGCATGGCGGCAATCGACAAGCTGCTGGTCGACGAGTTGAAGACCAGTGACGAGTACCTGGCCGAGCGTGCCAAGGAAGCTGACGTGTTCCACCTGCACTATGTTCAGCGCAAAAGCCTGCAGGAACGCATGGGCATGGCTGCCGCCACGTCAGTGGACCAGATGGCTGACAAGTGGTGGGGACGTTTGACTCAGCAGCGGTTCTGGTAA
- a CDS encoding histidine phosphatase family protein, giving the protein MGSIYLIRHGQASFGADDYDVLSPVGIRQAQVLGTHLVDLGLTFDRCLSGKLLRQQDTARHALARYAEAGHHIPVVETDSAFDEFDAEGVIRALIPAMLAEEPEALNILRNAAEDRAGFQRLFSLITRRWLSGQHDTAGLQSWAAFVARVQAGLDRILETAGPHERIAVFTSGGTITALLHLITDMPAQQAFELHWHIVNTSLHQLKFKGNQVSLASFNSYTHLQLLKTPELITYR; this is encoded by the coding sequence GTGGGCAGCATCTACCTGATACGACATGGCCAGGCCTCATTTGGTGCAGACGATTACGACGTCCTGTCGCCTGTGGGCATTCGTCAGGCGCAGGTGCTGGGCACACACCTTGTCGATCTGGGCCTGACGTTCGACCGCTGCCTGTCGGGCAAGCTGCTTCGTCAGCAGGACACCGCCCGGCACGCACTGGCGCGGTACGCCGAGGCCGGGCACCACATACCCGTCGTCGAGACTGACAGCGCCTTCGACGAATTCGATGCCGAAGGCGTGATTCGTGCGCTGATCCCGGCCATGCTTGCTGAAGAACCCGAAGCCCTGAACATCCTGCGCAACGCCGCAGAAGATCGCGCCGGGTTTCAGCGGTTGTTTTCCCTGATTACCCGCCGCTGGCTAAGCGGCCAGCACGATACCGCCGGGCTGCAAAGCTGGGCGGCCTTCGTAGCGCGTGTGCAGGCAGGCCTGGACAGAATTCTGGAGACCGCAGGCCCGCATGAGCGCATTGCCGTGTTCACTTCCGGCGGCACTATCACCGCCCTGCTGCATCTGATTACCGACATGCCCGCCCAACAGGCGTTCGAGCTTCATTGGCATATCGTCAATACGTCGCTGCATCAACTCAAATTCAAAGGTAACCAGGTCAGCCTGGCTTCCTTCAACAGTTATACGCACCTGCAATTGCTGAAGACTCCGGAACTCATCACTTACCGTTAA
- a CDS encoding SCP2 sterol-binding domain-containing protein, whose product MTSVDDAVKTMQAKFNPAAAAGLDLVFGFNITDEDKHYALIVKDSTCELQEGENPDANVTLVMDSTTLKGIVSGETDGMQAFMGGKLRAEGDMMLAMKLSELFPV is encoded by the coding sequence ATGACCTCAGTAGACGACGCCGTGAAGACCATGCAAGCCAAGTTCAACCCAGCGGCTGCTGCCGGTCTGGACCTTGTTTTCGGCTTCAACATCACCGACGAAGACAAACACTACGCGCTGATCGTCAAGGACAGCACGTGCGAACTGCAGGAAGGTGAAAACCCTGACGCCAACGTGACACTGGTCATGGACAGCACAACCCTGAAGGGCATCGTCAGCGGCGAAACCGACGGCATGCAGGCGTTCATGGGTGGCAAACTGCGCGCCGAAGGCGACATGATGCTGGCCATGAAGCTCAGCGAGCTGTTTCCGGTATAA
- a CDS encoding phosphotransferase family protein, which produces MALTDQSTEIRPGEELDVSIIDPYLKAHIPALDGTPIISQFPGGASNLTYLIQYPDRELVLRRPPFGHKARSAHDMGREYRILNQLKDAFPYCPQAYLHCTDPSVIGSDFYVMQRVKGVILRSDLPPQLGLSAQQTEDLCKGFIDKLVDLHKVDYQACRLGDLGKPQGYVQRQISGWSERYEKAMTPDAPAWEQVKAWLVAKMPADSPISSIVHNDYRFDNVILDPENPMRIIGVLDWELTTLGDPLMDLGNTLAYWIQADDPAPVQLMRRQPSNAPGMLTRQAFVDYYAERAGIRIDNFDFYYTYGLFRLAGIVQQIYYRFFHGQTQDKRFAQFIHMNRLLEQMSLAVIAKSSL; this is translated from the coding sequence ATGGCACTGACCGATCAATCCACCGAGATTCGTCCAGGCGAAGAACTGGACGTTTCCATCATTGATCCGTATTTGAAGGCGCATATCCCGGCGCTGGACGGCACCCCGATCATCAGCCAGTTTCCTGGCGGCGCGTCAAACCTGACTTACCTGATCCAGTATCCTGACAGAGAGCTGGTGCTGCGCCGTCCGCCCTTCGGGCACAAGGCCAGGTCAGCGCACGACATGGGCCGCGAGTATCGAATCCTCAACCAGCTCAAGGACGCCTTTCCCTATTGCCCGCAGGCTTACCTGCACTGCACCGATCCATCGGTGATCGGCTCGGATTTCTACGTCATGCAGCGCGTCAAGGGTGTCATTCTGCGCTCCGACCTGCCGCCGCAGCTGGGCCTGAGTGCGCAGCAGACAGAAGATTTGTGCAAGGGCTTCATCGACAAACTGGTAGACCTGCATAAAGTCGACTATCAGGCGTGCAGGCTGGGTGATCTGGGAAAACCGCAGGGGTATGTGCAGCGACAGATTAGCGGCTGGTCCGAACGCTACGAAAAAGCCATGACTCCGGACGCTCCGGCCTGGGAGCAAGTCAAGGCCTGGCTGGTAGCGAAAATGCCTGCCGACTCGCCTATCTCAAGCATCGTGCACAACGACTATCGCTTCGACAATGTGATCCTCGACCCGGAGAACCCGATGCGCATCATCGGCGTTCTGGACTGGGAACTGACCACCCTGGGTGATCCACTGATGGATCTGGGCAACACCCTCGCCTACTGGATTCAGGCAGACGATCCTGCCCCCGTGCAGTTGATGCGCCGTCAGCCGAGCAATGCGCCCGGCATGCTGACACGGCAGGCGTTCGTCGATTACTACGCCGAACGCGCGGGCATCCGCATCGACAATTTCGACTTTTACTACACCTACGGCCTGTTTCGTCTGGCCGGTATCGTGCAACAGATCTATTACCGTTTCTTTCATGGCCAGACTCAGGACAAACGCTTCGCCCAGTTCATTCACATGAACAGGCTGCTGGAGCAAATGAGCCTGGCGGTGATCGCCAAATCCAGCCTTTGA
- a CDS encoding SDR family oxidoreductase — protein MSRTQLFDLDGKIAFVSGASRGIGEAIARLLAQQGAHVIVSSRKLDSCQAVADAITAEGGQATAMACHIGEMEQITSVFTQVRQQFGRLDILVNNAATNPQFCNVLDTDLSAFQKTVDVNIRGYFFMSVEAGKLMRESGGGSIINVASINAVSPGAYQGVYSMTKAAVVNMTKVFAKECAEFGIRCNALLPGLTDTKFASALVKNDAILSLALSQIPLKRVAAPSEMAGAVLYLASEASSYTTGVALNVDGGFLS, from the coding sequence ATGTCCAGAACCCAGCTTTTCGACCTCGACGGTAAAATCGCCTTCGTTTCAGGCGCCAGCCGCGGTATCGGCGAGGCCATTGCCAGACTGCTTGCCCAGCAAGGCGCGCACGTTATTGTTTCAAGCCGCAAGCTCGACAGCTGCCAGGCGGTCGCTGATGCAATCACTGCCGAGGGCGGCCAGGCCACGGCAATGGCCTGCCACATCGGCGAAATGGAGCAGATAACCAGCGTATTTACGCAGGTTCGCCAGCAGTTCGGCCGGTTGGACATTCTGGTCAACAACGCCGCCACCAACCCGCAATTCTGCAACGTGCTGGACACTGACCTCAGTGCCTTCCAGAAGACCGTGGACGTGAACATCCGTGGCTATTTTTTCATGTCTGTCGAAGCAGGCAAGCTGATGCGGGAAAGCGGCGGTGGCAGCATCATCAACGTCGCGTCGATCAATGCGGTGTCGCCGGGAGCCTATCAGGGGGTCTACTCGATGACCAAAGCCGCGGTGGTCAACATGACCAAAGTGTTTGCCAAGGAGTGCGCAGAGTTCGGTATTCGCTGCAACGCCTTGTTGCCAGGACTGACCGACACCAAATTCGCCTCGGCGCTGGTCAAAAACGACGCCATTCTTAGCCTTGCCCTTTCGCAGATTCCCCTGAAACGCGTCGCGGCACCCAGTGAAATGGCTGGCGCGGTACTGTATCTCGCGAGCGAAGCGTCCAGCTATACCACGGGAGTAGCGTTGAATGTCGATGGCGGATTTCTGTCCTGA
- a CDS encoding Gfo/Idh/MocA family protein, protein MRENHPSVALPELGIGLIGTGFMGRAHALAFGNANAALELPARIRLVAVADSDSVRAEHCAQAWGFDRSHADWKQLIQDPHVQIVAITTPNHLHYPMAMAAIAAGKAVYCEKPLAVSLAEADEMRLSAKAAGVVTKVGYNYQHNPMIGLAKDLIDAGELGDIVSFQGEFSEDFMGNPASPWSWRCDAAHAGGALADLGSHLLGMARYLVGDVEAVCADCSTVHRQRPASSGSHEMRTIAVDDQTHALLRFTNGARGTFSSSWLKHGYKNHLSFEISGTLGTLTFDQERLNELRVYRAGASGRDGFQRLLAGPAQPGYAAFCPAPGHQLGYNELKALEVQALIQAVCGHSSRGPDFEEAWQIERLATAIRCAAAEQRWVALEDI, encoded by the coding sequence ATGCGGGAAAACCATCCTTCTGTTGCTTTACCGGAACTGGGCATCGGCCTGATCGGCACCGGCTTCATGGGCCGAGCCCATGCGCTGGCGTTCGGCAATGCCAACGCAGCCCTTGAGCTGCCAGCCCGCATTCGGCTGGTGGCAGTGGCCGACTCTGACAGCGTGCGAGCCGAGCACTGCGCGCAGGCATGGGGCTTCGATCGCAGCCATGCTGACTGGAAGCAACTGATCCAGGATCCTCACGTGCAGATCGTCGCGATCACCACGCCCAACCATTTGCATTACCCCATGGCCATGGCCGCCATCGCTGCGGGCAAGGCGGTTTACTGCGAAAAGCCGCTGGCGGTCAGTCTGGCTGAGGCCGATGAAATGCGCCTCAGTGCCAAAGCGGCCGGCGTAGTGACCAAAGTCGGTTACAACTATCAGCACAACCCGATGATCGGACTGGCCAAAGACCTGATCGACGCGGGCGAACTGGGCGATATCGTCAGCTTTCAGGGTGAGTTCAGCGAAGACTTCATGGGCAACCCGGCATCTCCCTGGTCATGGCGCTGCGATGCCGCGCACGCAGGCGGCGCACTGGCTGATCTGGGCAGTCATTTGCTGGGCATGGCGCGTTATCTGGTGGGCGATGTCGAAGCAGTCTGCGCCGATTGCAGCACCGTACACCGCCAGCGTCCCGCCAGTTCGGGCAGCCACGAAATGCGCACCATCGCAGTCGACGACCAGACGCATGCACTGCTGCGCTTTACCAACGGCGCGCGCGGGACCTTCAGCAGCAGTTGGCTCAAGCACGGTTACAAGAATCACTTGAGTTTTGAAATCAGCGGCACCCTTGGCACCCTGACATTTGATCAGGAGCGCTTGAACGAATTACGCGTTTATCGGGCAGGCGCATCGGGCCGCGATGGTTTTCAGCGTCTGCTGGCAGGCCCCGCCCAGCCCGGTTATGCCGCCTTCTGCCCCGCCCCCGGTCATCAACTGGGTTACAACGAGCTCAAGGCACTTGAAGTACAGGCGCTGATTCAGGCGGTATGCGGGCATAGCAGCCGTGGTCCCGACTTCGAAGAGGCCTGGCAGATCGAACGCCTGGCGACGGCCATCCGCTGTGCGGCGGCCGAGCAACGCTGGGTCGCTCTTGAAGATATCTGA
- a CDS encoding TSUP family transporter, producing MPFELSVDLTTLAILAVVAFLAGFIDAIAGGGGLLTTPALMTAGLPPHLVLGTNKLSSTFGSATASFTFYRRKLFHPRQWVHAIVGTAVGAAIGAVIAHYLPAEWLNQMLPVIVFGCGLYLLFGGTPKAPLDSDAPIKKKWQLPQGLGLGFYDGVAGPGTGAFWTVSTLLLYPVDLVKASGVARSMNFVSNAVALSVFMFSGQVDYIIGLSMGLAVMLGAYFGAGTAIKGGAKFIRPVFITVVLGLTVRLAWQHWFGGA from the coding sequence ATGCCATTTGAACTCAGCGTCGACCTGACCACCCTCGCCATCCTTGCCGTCGTGGCCTTTTTAGCGGGCTTCATCGACGCCATTGCGGGCGGCGGCGGATTGCTCACGACACCGGCGCTCATGACGGCCGGGCTGCCACCGCATCTGGTGCTGGGAACCAACAAGCTCAGTTCGACCTTCGGCTCGGCCACGGCCAGCTTCACGTTCTACCGGCGCAAGCTGTTTCATCCACGCCAGTGGGTGCATGCCATAGTCGGGACCGCTGTCGGCGCGGCCATCGGCGCTGTCATAGCCCATTATCTGCCTGCCGAATGGCTGAACCAGATGCTGCCGGTGATTGTGTTCGGCTGCGGGCTGTACCTGCTGTTTGGTGGTACGCCCAAGGCGCCACTGGACAGCGACGCGCCGATCAAAAAGAAATGGCAGTTACCACAGGGCCTGGGGCTGGGTTTTTATGACGGCGTCGCCGGACCGGGCACCGGCGCTTTCTGGACAGTCAGTACGCTGCTGCTGTACCCGGTGGATCTGGTCAAGGCCAGCGGCGTGGCGCGCAGCATGAACTTCGTCAGCAATGCGGTGGCGCTGTCAGTGTTCATGTTTTCCGGTCAGGTGGATTACATCATCGGCCTCAGCATGGGCCTGGCAGTCATGCTCGGCGCCTACTTTGGCGCAGGAACCGCTATCAAGGGCGGCGCCAAATTCATCCGCCCGGTGTTCATTACCGTCGTGCTCGGGCTGACCGTGCGTCTAGCCTGGCAGCACTGGTTCGGCGGTGCCTGA
- the nudC gene encoding NAD(+) diphosphatase has translation MTRPVRWTTAVLDVEAKEGLAVVHSDQGFLLDANGVMFPRAWLSRLNLPVQSEHGIGYLDGEPVYLLVLEECVAVEGCAWQGLRQFMMEGDFAIFQMLGYAAQVSTWAREHRFCGACGRPTVQIPGERAMYCAHDKLRLYPRISPSMIVLVTRGDEILLARSPRFVTGMYSALAGFVEPGESAEECVHREVMEEVQVRIKNLKYLGSQCWPFPHSMMLGFHAEYDSGDIVPQEEEIEDARWFHIDDLPALPANRSIARYLIEAYLSQRSGTAEPVLPG, from the coding sequence ATGACGCGCCCGGTGCGTTGGACTACAGCAGTTCTGGATGTCGAGGCCAAAGAGGGGCTGGCCGTGGTCCATAGCGATCAGGGCTTCCTGCTCGACGCCAATGGCGTGATGTTTCCCAGAGCCTGGCTGAGCAGGCTGAACCTGCCGGTGCAGAGCGAGCATGGCATCGGTTATCTGGACGGCGAGCCTGTGTATTTGCTGGTGCTGGAGGAGTGCGTCGCGGTCGAGGGCTGCGCCTGGCAGGGCTTGCGCCAGTTCATGATGGAAGGCGACTTCGCCATATTTCAGATGCTTGGGTACGCTGCACAGGTCAGCACATGGGCCAGAGAGCATCGATTCTGTGGCGCCTGTGGCCGGCCGACGGTGCAGATCCCCGGCGAACGGGCGATGTACTGCGCGCACGACAAACTGCGTCTGTATCCGCGTATTTCTCCAAGCATGATCGTGCTGGTTACCCGTGGCGATGAAATTCTGCTGGCCCGTTCGCCGCGCTTCGTCACCGGCATGTACAGCGCGCTGGCCGGTTTTGTAGAACCCGGTGAGTCAGCGGAAGAGTGCGTACACCGTGAAGTGATGGAAGAGGTGCAGGTCAGGATCAAGAATCTGAAGTACCTGGGCAGTCAGTGCTGGCCGTTTCCGCACTCGATGATGCTGGGCTTTCATGCCGAATACGACAGCGGCGACATCGTGCCGCAGGAAGAAGAGATCGAGGACGCGCGCTGGTTTCATATCGATGATCTGCCAGCACTGCCGGCCAACCGCTCTATCGCCCGCTATCTGATCGAAGCCTACCTGTCACAGCGCTCAGGCACCGCCGAACCAGTGCTGCCAGGCTAG
- a CDS encoding crotonase/enoyl-CoA hydratase family protein: MLNYQAFKVELADCIAHVQINRADKVNAMNAAFWTEIIEIFDWIERNDEVRVVVLSGAGKHFSSGIDLALLASVANQMGDDAGRNARLLRRKILDMQASFTAVDHCRKPVLAAIQGYCLGGAIDLISACDMRYAAADAQFAIREIDMGMAADVGTLQRLPRIIGDGMLRELAYTGRTVGAEEAQRIGLVNCTFDDHAGLLEGVFALAREIAGKSPIAIEGTKQMISYMRDHRVEDGLEHVAIWNAAMLQSPDLKLAMVAHMSKQKPVFDN, translated from the coding sequence ATGCTCAATTACCAGGCCTTCAAGGTCGAACTGGCCGACTGCATTGCTCATGTGCAGATCAACAGGGCTGACAAGGTCAATGCCATGAACGCGGCATTCTGGACCGAAATTATCGAGATATTCGACTGGATAGAGCGCAACGATGAGGTTCGCGTCGTGGTGCTGAGCGGCGCTGGCAAGCACTTCTCTTCAGGTATCGATCTGGCATTGCTGGCTTCAGTCGCTAACCAGATGGGCGACGACGCAGGCCGCAATGCGCGACTGCTCAGGCGCAAGATCCTCGACATGCAGGCTTCGTTTACCGCCGTCGACCATTGTCGCAAGCCGGTGCTGGCTGCCATTCAGGGCTATTGCCTGGGCGGCGCCATCGATCTGATCTCGGCCTGTGACATGCGCTACGCCGCTGCCGATGCGCAATTCGCGATTCGTGAAATCGATATGGGCATGGCTGCCGATGTCGGTACCTTGCAGCGTCTGCCGCGGATTATTGGCGATGGCATGTTGCGCGAGCTGGCCTATACCGGACGCACTGTCGGTGCCGAAGAGGCGCAGCGAATCGGACTGGTCAATTGCACCTTCGATGATCATGCAGGTCTGTTGGAGGGTGTATTTGCGCTGGCGCGGGAAATCGCAGGCAAGTCACCGATCGCCATCGAAGGTACCAAGCAGATGATCAGCTATATGCGTGATCACCGGGTCGAAGATGGGCTCGAACACGTTGCCATCTGGAACGCCGCCATGTTGCAATCGCCCGATCTCAAATTGGCGATGGTTGCGCACATGAGCAAGCAGAAGCCGGTATTCGATAATTAA
- a CDS encoding ATPase domain-containing protein has translation MNTSKAATGIEGLDNILSGGFSRNHVFLLEGEPGTGKTTVALQFLQAGADAGEVSLYITLSETEHELREGAASHGWVLADEINIFELTPPENLLDSDHHQSLLYSSDLELGEATRHIFEVVERVKPSRVVIDSLSEIRLLAQSSLRYRRQILAIKHYFNRYNATVLLLDDLTTDALDKTVHSVAHGVIRLESLTPIYGAERRRVKIVKYRGQKYRGGYHDFTIAHGGIQVFPRLVAAEYRSDFPRIQMSSGIEGLDKLLGGGIESGSSTLILGPAGTGKSLISLVFAVQAVARGERVGLFIFDEEMGLLFERMLKLGIDLRALQDTGNLLIEQIDAAELSPGEFAHRVRSAVDRKQIKTVIIDSINGYQAAMPEESALILHMHELLLYLNRQGASTFITVAQHGLVGDMRSPVDITYLADSVILLRYFEALGQVRRAVSVIKKRTGTHESTIREYRISSNGLTIGEPLDAFQGVLGGIPNYMGDKKPLLVDEDL, from the coding sequence TTGAATACGTCAAAAGCGGCAACCGGGATTGAAGGTCTGGACAACATCCTTTCAGGGGGTTTTTCACGCAATCATGTTTTCCTTCTTGAAGGCGAACCCGGAACCGGCAAGACAACCGTAGCACTTCAGTTTTTACAAGCGGGAGCGGATGCGGGTGAAGTGTCGTTATACATCACCCTGTCCGAAACCGAACACGAGCTTCGCGAAGGCGCGGCGTCGCACGGCTGGGTACTGGCTGACGAGATCAATATTTTCGAACTGACACCGCCCGAGAACCTGCTCGACTCCGATCACCATCAGAGCCTGCTCTACTCGTCTGACCTGGAGCTGGGTGAGGCCACTCGCCACATCTTCGAGGTGGTCGAGCGTGTCAAACCTTCGCGGGTGGTGATCGACAGCCTTTCGGAAATCCGCCTGCTGGCGCAGAGTTCCTTGCGTTATCGTCGTCAGATACTTGCAATCAAGCATTACTTCAATCGCTACAACGCGACGGTACTGCTGCTGGATGACCTGACCACCGATGCGCTCGACAAGACTGTCCACAGTGTCGCCCACGGCGTGATCCGCCTGGAATCGCTGACGCCGATCTACGGTGCCGAGCGCAGACGCGTGAAAATCGTCAAATACAGGGGCCAGAAGTACCGGGGCGGCTATCACGACTTCACCATCGCCCACGGCGGCATACAGGTTTTCCCGCGTCTGGTGGCGGCCGAATACCGCTCGGACTTCCCGCGCATACAGATGAGCAGCGGGATCGAGGGACTCGACAAGCTGCTGGGCGGTGGGATCGAGAGTGGTTCCAGCACGCTGATACTCGGGCCGGCCGGTACGGGCAAATCCCTGATATCGCTAGTGTTTGCGGTGCAGGCTGTTGCGCGCGGCGAGCGAGTCGGTCTGTTTATATTCGATGAAGAGATGGGACTGCTGTTCGAGCGCATGCTCAAGCTCGGGATTGACCTTCGCGCACTGCAGGACACCGGCAACCTGCTGATTGAACAAATCGACGCGGCTGAACTGTCTCCCGGCGAATTCGCCCATCGGGTACGAAGCGCGGTGGACCGCAAGCAGATAAAAACCGTGATTATTGACAGTATCAATGGTTACCAGGCCGCCATGCCTGAAGAAAGCGCGCTGATTTTGCACATGCACGAGCTTTTGCTGTATCTCAATCGCCAAGGCGCCTCGACATTCATCACTGTTGCGCAGCATGGGCTCGTGGGTGACATGCGGTCTCCGGTCGATATCACCTATCTCGCCGACAGCGTAATCCTGCTGCGCTACTTCGAGGCCCTGGGTCAGGTGCGTCGGGCTGTTTCGGTTATCAAGAAGCGTACAGGCACGCACGAATCGACCATCCGCGAATACCGTATCAGCTCGAATGGCTTGACCATCGGCGAGCCACTGGACGCCTTCCAAGGCGTGTTGGGCGGTATTCCGAATTATATGGGTGACAAAAAGCCTCTCCTGGTGGACGAAGATCTGTGA